The Asterias amurensis chromosome 20, ASM3211899v1 region tcaaaatagcttttgtggttgaggacataggaacttatgcataattacgactggagaagagactaactaaccgaaagggaaatgtttgttgaaaacaccttgaaaacagactacgtacgtaaagccctttcatatgatgtatagattgtcaaaatagcttttgtggttgatgATATTAggagcttatgcataatgacgactggagaaaagactaactaaccgggaggaaaatctttgttgaaaacgccttgaaaacagactaaagcgaagctatttataggagaaaaaaaaattaaatacaaaaataaatagtacaaattttggtcgccaagtggtctcccatcgaaatactgactgggcccgattttgcttaaacACAGTGACctgacgagaaccggtgttatcaacgcagtatggtcgtagataaaactaattaactacttttgaagaaaactgacattatgttgagaacgcctcgaacgcagactaaaacgatcaaaacgtgGTGCAGtgcgtgactatgctcctcaatgcaccgcatacttacacgtggtgaccgcaatgcaccgcatgcttacacgtggtgacaaagtacgtgtacaagtaatcgtaaaatctttacgcgcaatcaatgggggaattttgtagttctttatacatgaattttgaaattttcaacctatCTTTTAaaccggaagacaaaatcaaaatggggtcatgtctgtgaggcgtttacggagtttttaatgccctttccgatgatgtattgattgtaaaaatccctcatgtagatcaaaagttacgattttttgaaataacttttgcatcatctactggttattgtctacctgtgtgcaaaatttcaacttaatgcaagcttcgcaactatgcttttcttgcggacaatcgacagcgagaagaataagaaaaacccccccaaaaaactagatatagtgtttgtagaaacaattactaggtgttcggctattgttgggtcagtgtttgaataaatgaaacaagtattgttaatagctcgtcaaattacaaagaaatcaaaaccaaacagttttctcgatgtgtaataattttatggaaaaagcatcaaaaagtgtacatttcaacctaaaagcctttaaatactgccttttcaaagcattttacaggctcttccagtttaaaaaggtcaaaaagtcaagagaaggtcaccaacatacccatttttgtggaatacgtgaggcctttcatatgatgtatagattgtcaaaatagcttttgtgtttgaggaaacgtgaactgatgaataatgacgactggagaagagactaactaaccagaagggaaatgtttgttgaaaacgccttgaaaacagactacgtacgtaaagccctttcatatgatgtatagattgtcaaaatagcttttgtggttgaggaaatgtgaactgatgagtaatgacgactggagaagagactaactaaccggaagggaaatgtttgttgaaaagccttgaaaacagactacgtacgtaaagccctttcatttcatgtacagattgtcaaaatagcttgtgtggttgaggatacaggagcttatgcataatgacgactggagatagactaactaaccgggagggaaatctttgttgaaaacgccctgaaaacagactaaaacgaagctatttataggagaaaaaaaattaaataacaaaataaatagtacaaattttggtcgccaagtagtctcccattcaaatactgactgggcccgcttttgcttaacttcggtgaccggacgagaaccggtgttatcaacgcagtatggtcgtagataaaactaattaattacttttgaagaaaactgacattatgttgagaacgcctcgaacgcagactaaaacgatcaacacgtggtgcagagcgtgactatgctcctcaatgcaccgcatacttacacgtggtgacaaagtacatgtacatgtaattgtaaaatctttacgcgcaatcaatgggggaattttgtagttctttatacatgaattttagaatttttaacctcgattttgaaccagaagacaagatcaaaaaggggtcatgtctgcgaggcgtttacggagtttttattgacctttccgatgttgtattgattgtaagaatcccttatgtagatcaaaagttacgattttttgaaataataaactttgaattagtgtatctcatcAACTGaagacgtcatcgtgacgtaacaacttttgcatcatctactggttattgtctacatgtgtgcaaagtttcaacttaatgcaagcttcgcatctatgctttttcttgcggacaatcgacagcgagaggaagaagaaaaaccaaaaaaaggaaaaaaccgaagagttgttcgggctgttacccgaacacctaacaaaaaaaaaaaaacgaacaaaatcaatgagttgttcgggctgttgcccgaacacctaattattatttggtttactGGGAAAAGGGGATGTAGAATTTAAATACCTGCATTGCGTTCGTTTAGTACGGCTAGGCAAACTATACTATATCACTCGTTCGTCCCGTACGTCCGACCGTGGCCCGAATTCATTTCATGCTGCTAGGCGCTGCCATGTTGTTCACATATTgaatatgcattacacaaccttGACAACGGCCTTGTTTACATAATACGGCAACATCCACAGTGCACGCAGCGCTGCAtgattgccaagacgatggtacCTTGCAgggtgtagtctagatttcgagccgtccacgtaactaaatcataccgtggcgggcgcgctttggcgattcaaccgcgcgtagtatactatccagaatcaagcaccatcgtcttgggccaagactaggtcAGACGACATTGAGGTACGACTATTTCCTCTTGTAATAATCTCGAAAGTCTATTGTTTCATTTTGTGCACCACAATTCTTGGAAAAGTGTTTCGTAGTGATTCACGGGGAGGTTACGGTTCAGGGTTTCCGGACAGGATTTCAAGTACATGCAACAAATAAGGTTTGGCTTTTAGTGGCGTCTACAAAATATTGCAGTCAACGACTACGTTCAAACACTAGCAACCAAATTTGTGACTTAAAAACTCTCAAGCAAACCTTAGTGAGggcaaaaagcattttgagcaaATTGTTAATCAATGGTGGGAACAACATCGCTGAATAACGCCGTCCATCAGCATGAGTACCATCATTACAATGTTGATGATTCCAAGCCCGACAAAGGCTAGGTCGTAACTTCGTGTCAGGTCGTAAAGCAACCCTGTAAAGAGATAATATGAAAGACGAAATTGAAGTCAGttctcttaaaaacaaaactttaaaacaaactttaaaaatacaCCAACAAAACCCCCATCACCACCACACAAACACCCGTACACGGTAAGGACAGGTAaaatcacctggaaatataattgtttttctttcaaacataagaggcttatgaacaataaaacaattttgttaatagttgtttgtcacgatttataatgtttacaaaataaagttagagataaagttgtttacggggggggggtgactccgcctacccattttgtgacgtcaatcgaggcagacttttgATTAGCTCTATGGCTTCACAAAGCCATGCAACCAAATCACAATGTCCATGTTGTAGTTAACCTTACCTGCTGCAAAACTTCCAGTGATTTCTCCAAGCCCGTAGAGGCAGTTACttaaaataaagaaatcaaCGAGAAAACTTTCGTCGTACATGTCTTTCACCACTAACGTCATTAGAATGTTTAGAAGTCCAATGGCGCCACCGTTGACACAAGCCAAAAACATCAGGACCTGGCATAATTAACacggatttttatttttattttgatcaaACGCCATATTAAACAACACGAAAGATTAGAATGTCTATATCAACATTATAAATACACAGAAACTTAGCTTTCGTTAGCATAATGTAAAggataaaacaattattagttaCAAGGATAGAGATTAAAGGGACAGCAGTATCACTTACCACATAACTGTCTTGGGCAAATGAATCCATGAACATTGCCGCTGAGTTTATAATACACAGTAACACAACGAACCAAAATGCACTGATGACACTGTAGCCCTGAAGAGGAATATGAAGGAGTCTTCCAACAAGGTGTCCAACACCACCTCCAGTAGATAACAGAGCTGCTGCAGAGAGAGTTAAACCTCTTGATACTGCATGAGGTACTAGAAATACCATCCAAGCAGCAGAAGATATGCCTTGTAGTAAAGAAATACCGACTTGAAGAAGTAGCTTTGGTTTCTCAGCGAGGATTTTCAAGGAAAGCCAGGAAGCAACTTCCTTTAGCCGATTACGAAAGCCGGGCTCATTCTTGTCATTTGATGCTTGATCAGTGTCTgttgtttttatctttgaaTACTTATGGACGTGTTGATCAATCAGTGCACCAAACACAGTCACGTGGAACATAACAGCAGACATGATCATCAAGGTTCCACGCCAGCCATAGACTCCGAGGAAAAAATCGACTACTGGAGGGCAAGCCATAACACCAAATGACCCACCTAGAAGTGCTATGGCGTACATGACCGGAAAATGCTCTGATGGTGACGATACCAGTGCAACTGTCTGTGGTATGTAGGTAAGACCCATACCAACACCTGTCACAAATGGTAAAAATACAGGTATATTTGTCATTCCATATCAGGTATATCtgtcattccatgtcagaccaatGGACTTTTTTccctcatgtcttccgattttgataaaaattgctgtgaTTGTAGGTCattatgagcaatgaatgcacaccaattttCAGCCCGATCGGACTTACCATGTAGTCAGGGCAGAAACCAATAAAATCTGACATTTTAAAAacgcatcattccaaaaaacaACGAAATTAATATCACTTGATAGAGCTTGTCttcctctatcagaatccaccaagaaacaactgggctcttcaaaattaacaactttaatattttttatatattgttAGTCAATTTATATACTTTACTTTATAAATCTGTGACCCTTTGTTTAGCTCAAACGTCCCGCTTTCAAAGAGGGTGAGATGCTTTGGATGGGTGGCGAACTCTAGGGGACCAAGACGGGCATTGAGGCGGTGGGATCTCACCGCATCAAATAGCCCGCTTCGCTGCTTGGGAGGACTTTTCCTCTGCTGGGGAAGAATGGGGGAAACCATTGGAAACAGACCGGGGAAACAAAAAACGAAAATGCATTTGGGCTTGCATGATGTCATTTTGGAAGCTGACATCAAACTCGTCAGACGTTTTGCTACAAAAACTCAGCTTCATTTGTAATTGAGAACCCCTTTTAGTATATAAATATGGATGGTTTCAGCGACGACTCTGTAGATTCTTGGTTGGATCCTTCACTCGATAGTGACTCCAATGATTCATGGCTTTTCGGTGAGAAGGAGAATGAGGACGCTTTCATTTACGAACTCGGAAAGGTGCgtataaaaaacacaaataaaaaaccgAAAATCAAACCATGATTATAATCATACAAAACATcgtagggataactttccgtatggcgccaccactttttcactcatttttatataaggaatatctcattttgGTCATAAGGATACAATTatcatttcatatcaaatgaaaaaaaatgtggCGCCATACGTAACATTTTCCAGTTTTACAGACTGAGGCCTTAAACCCAGGTTGAAAATTGTATATATCTTTctcggacaactcgaccgttcagacaactcgacggttatGAAACTCGTAGAGTTGTCTAAAAGTCGAGTTATCTAAgcggtcgagttgtccgaaaTGTCGAGTTGTCTAAAGTTGGAGTTATCCGAACGGTCGAATGGTCAGACGGACGCGTGTTTTGACAATttgtccgtcggacaactcgacggttcagacaactcgaccgttATGAAACTCGTAGAGTCGTCTCAAAGTCGAGTTAAATATCTAAgcggtcgagttgtccgaaaTGTCGAGTTGTCTTAAAGTTGGAGTTATCCGAACGGTCGAATGGTCAGGCGGACGCGTGTTTAGACAattcgtccgtcggacaactcgacggtgcAGACAACTAGTAGAATTAtctcaaagtcgagttgtctaagcggtcgagttgtctcaacctTCGAGTTCGCTCGCTATTTATACCTCCATGGCAAAATCTggagtaaattttgaaatgaaaattctTTTTATAAATTTCGGACATTTATTTTTCACACTGGTTTCATGTGCTAGGCCTTGTGTTTCAATTTGTGTGTGTGCTAACACCATCATACACTTTATCAATTTATATTTAGAAGACATGCTatatcaagtgatttttatttcgatGATTGTTGGAATGATACATTGTTTCACAAACTGGGcaaggtcacgataacatattaaaAATTACCCAGTGACCttcatttcagaaaaaaaagtttgccaaatttgcatatatgtgataaaaataaacatggttatgacatattaTTACCAAAAAGGTGTTATTTTACCCCAAGAACTGACACTTACTTGTCGTTAATCCCAATGTGATGGTTAACTGAAAGATGTTCCAAGTGAACGCACTGGCAAGGTATCCTACAAAAAGCAAGAACCCTCCGGTCATTACACACACCCGGCTGCCATATCGCCTTGCAAGATTCCCTGTGATCGGTCCTGTAACCATCGTTCggaaagaaaacaaagcaaatgaagaaacttcagttcaatttttatttcaaattcctCAAATATTATAAATGCAATGTTAGCAAGGTGATACACAAAATGCAGGAAATTGGATTCAGCAATCATGCAAGTAAGCGCAGCTTGTGATAGGGAGTGCCCTACAAAGAAAAGAGCCAATGGGAGTTATTACAGACTGAGCAGACAAAGCAAAAAACACATTaaacactttatttcactgctactattaAATGGAGGACTTTCTCGAaaaatggctcaaatgaaagcttgtaactttctcgacccccatcaaaatacctattgaattttaaatcaaaatgttggggtcaaatatttgtaaaataagcaaCATGTTGATATTGTAATGAATTGGAATTCTGGCACTGGTTCTTAACAGGTCACAACTCAAAATAAACCAGTATTTTCATTCATTAAGTTTCCTCCATAACGTGCTGCCCGTACACTTGTTTAAGTTTCAACACATCATTGTGGTTTGGTTTTCAAAAGCTGTGAATTTATAGTATATTGAATCCCCACTTGTAGTTAATGTGGCAGATAAGGATAATGCTACAGAAGTGATATTTAAGTCTTTGTGAttgaagaagacgatcagagtacACTGATCGagttgaaacgtcgagttgaaaccaacggctctttccagaaccaccccaactcattttgtGATTATCaatacatggtgttaacgcaaacaTTTCTATATTGTGATTGTTATCAAGTTTATAAAAtcagttcttttttttataacgaCAACAATGGTTATTTGTAATCATATCTTGGCTCTTTCACCAGTACAGCTCCCACGTATAGGATTGGTATAAGTGACTTACCAATGATAAAACCAATACTGTTTGACATGCCGATTACAGTCCCCAGTTCAGCTGCACTGCACTCTAGAGAATCCATCATAGGGTTGAATAAAACACCGAACGATTTCAGAGATCCCATCTCCAAGAAAATGATCATGAATGATGTAAACGTAAGGAGACAGCTTGAAGTCGCCATTTTGGAAATAATATTTCACCTATTTAATTCAGTTTAACCAGGTAGTTTTACGCGAGTGCGTCGGGTTTACTTTGACTTGACCCTAAATAGTGGAGAAAGAATCATGTCGACAAAACCGGTGACAATAGACCATTGGTAATGGCCTAGGGTGTTGCTCATTGTGCTCCTGTATTCAATGGATAATTCTTTACAATTTGTTTACCCGAATAAATACAATTTATAAAACATCCAGCGAAGCATTAATACCGTTGACCTTGCCGTTTGTTTTCAGATCCAGAATGAAATTGTTGGATATATAAACTCAGAGTTGTTTTCCAATCTTCCAGCAGGGGGCCAGCCAGCAACTAGCTCCACCGCGGAGCCGTGCTGACGCCCTCTACTTGCTGATTGGCACTAATGTTACaatagcatgccttttcgtgcgCTATACGGTTAGCGGCGCTATAAAATGGAAATCGTACAGTTAGCAAAAAATCTGCAGCTGAGCAGCTTTATTAAAAGGGCCCTGAAGTCAGAGTTGAAGCATGGTGAAAAAATTGCTCTTTGGGATTAAAGTTATTATTCAttaaatttgttgttcaagATTCATCGCAGGGGGTTAACAAATgtgttaaaaagaagaaaaaaaggataacAAAATAACGGAGCCCCGATCGTAAAAAAGGACAGGTGAATGAGAATTTTGTTaaaggttgaaacaaaaataatgataaaacaaaatgtcatcaaagcattattttgttaacaaaacataATTTGTAAATTCTGTGAacgaagtgttatttttgagattgttgaggtattatttggttctgTTCCAAGGTACAAagatactcagctacgcttacgttccttcaagttacgctataatatcaacaggtacgttttcaagcccgagtcaagctacgcttacgttccaagatatgcttacgttccaaaagataaggttatgttctaagctacacagctactcagctacgcttacattccaagttttgcttacgttccttcaagttaagGTACGCTATTAATCCTACGTCAAGTTacacttacgttccatacgcagctacgtttacgttccaaaatacccagctacgcttacgttccaagatatgcttacgttccaaaacatatggttacgttccaaaacatgtggttacgttccaagctacacagcttctcagctacaCTTAATCCAAGATACAATTAGGTTCCAGTTACGCTataatcaaaaggtacgctttcaatcccgagtcaagctaggcttacgtttcatacgcagctacgtttacgtttcaaaatacccAGCTACACTTACGtaccaagatatgcttacgttccaaaaaatatggttacgttcGAAAATAAATGGTTACGTttcaagctacacagctactcagctacgcttatacaatcCAAGATATGTTTAGGTTCCAGAAATACGCTATAATCAAAAGATACGCCCTCAATCCAGAggcaagctaggcttacgtttcaagatttgcagcttcgcttacgtttcaaaatacattctcacaaggacgcttttgaatccctcaaga contains the following coding sequences:
- the LOC139952675 gene encoding monocarboxylate transporter 6-like, which gives rise to MATSSCLLTFTSFMIIFLEMGSLKSFGVLFNPMMDSLECSAAELGTVIGMSNSIGFIIGPITGNLARRYGSRVCVMTGGFLLFVGYLASAFTWNIFQLTITLGLTTSVGMGLTYIPQTVALVSSPSEHFPVMYAIALLGGSFGVMACPPVVDFFLGVYGWRGTLMIMSAVMFHVTVFGALIDQHVHKYSKIKTTDTDQASNDKNEPGFRNRLKEVASWLSLKILAEKPKLLLQVGISLLQGISSAAWMVFLVPHAVSRGLTLSAAALLSTGGGVGHLVGRLLHIPLQGYSVISAFWFVVLLCIINSAAMFMDSFAQDSYVVLMFLACVNGGAIGLLNILMTLVVKDMYDESFLVDFFILSNCLYGLGEITGSFAAGLLYDLTRSYDLAFVGLGIINIVMMVLMLMDGVIQRCCSHH